In Chryseobacterium oranimense, a single window of DNA contains:
- a CDS encoding alpha/beta hydrolase family protein — MNFNTKIFGTAQIVLSAIMINAQTSTAKLPGDPTLPSTKANLEKLVSYDKGNFKYKVEDYFARPNASQFKISPDGQYLSYKEKDKDKKNHVYVKELKTGKISKAIVEKDDLIKSYGWLGNKRLFFTQDKGGNENIHLYAADIDGKNLKDLTPFDGITLGTVKLIKDTDFVVVSMNKNNKQIFEPYKINFNTGEITQLYENKDVNSPIDDYIFDKDGNLRGYTVLENGLTTKTYYKDLQTGKFNLLKSTDWKDTFYIIGLNDNSKNKDEAYVVTNLDSDKSRIVLYDLKKNALIREVYSNPVFDVSSISLAGKNRNYELDYISYDGIKNETVPVSKFYKEIDDQLKAEFKDKQFSIVSSDDNNEKLLVYVGSDKLYGAYYEYDTKSKRISLLYNLMPQLKEEDMAEMRPILFKSRDGLTIHGYITLPKAALEGKKVPLIVNPHGGPQGIRDQWGFNPETQLFASRGYATLQVNFRISGGYGKEFQKSGYKQIGRKAMDDVEDGVKYAIEQGWIDKDKIAIYGGSHGGYATLMGLIKTPDLYACGVDYVGVSNIFTFFDSFPEYWKPYKEMVKQIWYDLDNPEEAKIAKEVSPVFQIDKIKKPLFVVQGANDPRVNINESDQIVKAMRAKGFEVPYLVKYDEGHGFGKEPNRLELYKYMLGFFAENFNKK; from the coding sequence ATGAATTTTAACACTAAAATATTTGGTACGGCTCAAATCGTACTGTCAGCAATTATGATCAATGCACAGACTTCAACGGCCAAGCTGCCGGGCGATCCTACACTTCCATCCACCAAAGCAAATCTTGAAAAACTGGTTTCTTATGATAAAGGAAACTTTAAATATAAGGTAGAAGACTATTTTGCAAGACCTAATGCTTCACAGTTTAAAATTTCCCCGGACGGGCAATATCTGTCCTACAAAGAAAAAGATAAGGATAAAAAGAATCATGTCTATGTAAAAGAACTCAAAACAGGCAAAATATCCAAAGCAATCGTTGAAAAAGACGATCTTATAAAAAGCTATGGATGGCTTGGCAACAAACGTCTTTTCTTTACCCAGGACAAAGGAGGAAACGAAAATATCCACCTGTATGCTGCGGATATTGACGGGAAAAACCTCAAAGATCTCACTCCGTTTGACGGAATTACCCTGGGAACCGTAAAGCTGATAAAAGATACAGATTTTGTTGTGGTTAGCATGAATAAAAACAACAAACAGATATTTGAACCCTATAAGATCAATTTCAATACAGGTGAAATAACCCAGCTGTATGAAAATAAGGATGTGAACAGTCCTATTGATGATTATATTTTTGATAAAGATGGAAACCTCAGAGGATACACCGTTCTTGAAAACGGATTAACGACAAAAACTTATTATAAAGACTTACAGACAGGAAAATTTAACCTCCTGAAATCCACAGACTGGAAAGATACCTTTTACATCATAGGCCTTAATGATAATTCTAAAAATAAGGATGAAGCGTATGTGGTCACCAATCTGGACAGTGATAAATCCAGGATTGTGCTCTATGATCTGAAAAAAAATGCTTTAATCAGGGAAGTATATTCCAATCCGGTATTTGACGTGAGCTCTATAAGCCTCGCCGGTAAAAACAGGAATTACGAACTGGATTATATCAGCTATGACGGTATTAAAAACGAAACGGTTCCGGTAAGTAAATTTTATAAAGAAATTGATGACCAGCTGAAAGCTGAATTTAAAGACAAACAGTTTTCCATCGTTTCTTCGGATGACAACAACGAGAAACTTCTGGTTTATGTAGGCAGCGACAAACTTTATGGTGCTTACTACGAATATGATACGAAAAGTAAAAGAATAAGCCTTCTTTACAACCTGATGCCACAGCTGAAAGAAGAAGATATGGCAGAAATGAGGCCTATCTTATTCAAAAGCAGGGACGGGCTCACGATTCATGGCTATATTACTCTTCCTAAAGCGGCTCTTGAAGGTAAAAAAGTACCTCTGATTGTTAATCCTCATGGAGGTCCGCAGGGAATCCGGGATCAATGGGGATTCAACCCTGAAACTCAGCTTTTTGCCAGCAGAGGATATGCAACCCTTCAGGTGAATTTCAGAATTTCAGGAGGCTATGGAAAGGAATTTCAGAAATCGGGATACAAACAGATCGGAAGAAAAGCAATGGATGATGTGGAAGACGGGGTAAAATATGCCATTGAACAAGGCTGGATTGATAAAGATAAAATCGCTATCTATGGAGGAAGCCATGGGGGATATGCTACGCTGATGGGGCTTATCAAGACCCCTGATCTCTATGCTTGCGGGGTTGATTATGTAGGAGTATCCAATATCTTCACCTTCTTCGATTCTTTCCCGGAATACTGGAAACCTTATAAAGAAATGGTAAAACAGATCTGGTATGATCTGGATAACCCGGAAGAAGCAAAAATAGCTAAGGAAGTTTCCCCTGTTTTCCAGATTGATAAAATCAAGAAACCTTTATTTGTGGTGCAGGGAGCCAATGACCCAAGGGTTAACATCAATGAATCCGATCAGATTGTAAAAGCAATGCGTGCAAAAGGCTTCGAAGTTCCCTATCTGGTAAAATATGATGAAGGACACGGATTCGGAAAAGAACCGAACAGGCTGGAGCTATACAAGTATATGCTGGGCTTCTTCGCAGAGAATTTTAATAAAAAATAG
- a CDS encoding RNA polymerase sigma factor, translated as MEVVEEITMPQEEKASIISQTVSKYGGKLMSYIRPKVKNTEDAEDILQEVWFQFSSLTNLSEIVNVGGWLYRVTANKITDRYRKKKTENLEDFVYEDEDGSFSIKDILLLDESAGPEVKMFQDEIWKKLFEALDELPEKQRLVYVENELNDKTLQQIADEQGENIKTIISRKNYAVKHLRNRLRKLYEDLNS; from the coding sequence ATGGAGGTTGTCGAAGAAATAACAATGCCACAAGAGGAGAAAGCAAGTATCATCTCACAAACCGTTTCAAAGTACGGAGGAAAGCTGATGTCTTATATTCGTCCGAAAGTGAAAAACACGGAAGATGCGGAAGATATTCTGCAGGAAGTGTGGTTTCAGTTCAGCAGTCTGACCAATCTTTCCGAGATTGTGAATGTGGGCGGCTGGCTGTACAGGGTAACTGCAAATAAGATCACAGACCGTTACCGAAAAAAGAAAACTGAAAATCTTGAAGATTTCGTTTATGAAGATGAAGACGGAAGTTTCTCTATCAAAGATATTTTATTGCTGGACGAAAGTGCCGGACCTGAAGTTAAAATGTTTCAGGATGAAATATGGAAGAAGCTTTTTGAAGCCCTGGACGAACTTCCCGAAAAACAGAGACTGGTTTATGTAGAAAATGAACTGAATGATAAAACCCTTCAGCAGATTGCTGATGAGCAGGGAGAAAATATAAAAACCATTATCAGTAGAAAGAATTATGCTGTGAAGCATTTGAGAAACAGGCTGAGAAAATTATACGAAGATTTAAATAGTTAG
- a CDS encoding J domain-containing protein — MKDYYYFLGISPDASEEDIKKAYRKLSLKYHPDKNENDDFFAGRFREIQEAYEILSDPGKRRTYDQNLESHQKSFRYNIPPSIKTFTANKIHAKKGEEIIINWQTSNADVVKILPFGLEKPFGERIFKITEFKDGKFQLLLHATNSLLHKTAVQGITITEVFENESAQFKNSVEEMFRPQPRTRINRFGQPKMMMLIWGIIILALAIYFLFRNSG; from the coding sequence ATGAAAGACTACTACTATTTTCTCGGGATTTCTCCGGATGCTTCAGAAGAAGACATCAAAAAAGCCTATCGAAAGCTGTCTTTAAAATATCATCCCGATAAGAATGAAAACGACGATTTTTTTGCAGGACGTTTCCGTGAAATTCAGGAAGCTTATGAAATACTAAGTGACCCGGGGAAAAGACGTACCTATGATCAGAATTTAGAGAGTCATCAGAAAAGTTTCAGGTATAATATTCCGCCTTCTATTAAAACGTTTACGGCAAATAAAATTCATGCAAAAAAAGGGGAGGAGATCATCATCAACTGGCAGACGAGCAATGCTGATGTGGTGAAAATACTTCCTTTCGGTCTGGAAAAACCTTTTGGAGAAAGGATATTTAAGATCACGGAATTTAAGGATGGAAAATTTCAGTTATTGCTTCATGCAACGAATTCTCTGCTTCATAAAACTGCGGTGCAGGGAATCACTATTACTGAAGTCTTTGAGAACGAGAGCGCTCAGTTTAAAAATAGTGTGGAGGAAATGTTCAGGCCTCAGCCGAGGACACGGATCAATAGATTCGGTCAGCCCAAAATGATGATGCTGATCTGGGGAATTATTATTTTGGCCCTGGCAATATATTTTTTATTCAGGAATTCCGGCTAG
- the gcvP gene encoding aminomethyl-transferring glycine dehydrogenase: MNTEQFVSRHISLNEADKQAMLEKLGVSSIEELISQTIPSSIRLEKDLEISAPLSEYEMLNHSKDLASKNTDYTSYIGFGYHNTLLPSAIQRNIFENPSWYTAYTPYQAEIAQGRLEALLNFQTVVCDLTGFELANASLLDESTAAAEAMHMFFNNRTKDQKKANANKFFVSDLVLPQTVSVLKTKAEGLGIEIVEGDHKTHQFDETYYGVLLQYPGKNGIVLDYTEDIVEYKKLDLQVVVACDPMALVKLKSPASMGADCAVGTSQRFGIPLGYGGPHAAFFSCREDYKRDIPGRIIGVSQDMYGKRALRMALQTREQHIKRERATSNICTAQVLLAVMAGMYAVYHGPKGLNYIADQIHFKANALKNGLSALGYQVVEEPIFDTVKITMSEDEKGRLSRMMLDHKINLNYFTEGVVSIAINESTTLDKLNVLMASFAQFKDKQTFKLEIKEGYSIPEENLRKDEILTEQVFNKYHTETELMRYIKRLERKDLSLTHSMISLGSCTMKLNAATQMLPLSWDNWGAVHPFVPVDQAGGYQEMIKELEKDLAEITGFAGTSLQPNSGAQGEYAGLMVIREYHISRGEGHRNVVLIPQSAHGTNPASAAMAGMKIVVVKNLESGEIDFEDLKAKTEQNSENLSCVMITYPSTYGFFDDNIKEITSLIHEHGGQVYMDGANMNAQVGFTSPGNIGADVCHLNLHKTFAIPHGGGGPGVGPICVAKHLVPFLPSNANIKIGSKDAIDGISAAPYGSGLILNISYSYIKMLGTDGLKKATGHAIMNANYLKEILAEHFPILYSNKNGRVAHECIVDFRQFKSLGIEVADVAKRLMDYGFHAPTVSFPVAGTLMIEPTESESKSEIDRFAEALISIKKEIDEIANGEADQANNVLKNAPHTEQLVISDSWDKPYSREKAAYPLEWVRDHKFFASVSRVDEAYGDRNLVCTCEPIEAYM, from the coding sequence ATGAATACAGAACAGTTTGTGAGCCGTCACATTTCCCTTAATGAAGCCGATAAACAGGCGATGTTGGAAAAATTGGGCGTTTCAAGTATTGAAGAACTAATTTCTCAGACCATTCCTTCTTCTATCCGTTTAGAGAAAGATCTTGAGATCTCGGCACCGCTTTCAGAATACGAAATGCTGAACCATTCGAAAGATTTGGCATCGAAGAATACTGATTATACGAGCTACATTGGTTTTGGATATCACAATACCCTTTTACCATCAGCTATTCAGAGAAACATCTTTGAAAACCCAAGCTGGTATACAGCGTATACTCCTTATCAGGCGGAAATCGCCCAGGGAAGACTGGAAGCTCTTCTGAATTTCCAGACTGTAGTGTGCGATCTTACAGGCTTTGAGCTTGCGAATGCTTCTCTTCTTGATGAATCTACAGCTGCTGCTGAAGCAATGCATATGTTCTTCAACAACAGAACGAAAGATCAGAAGAAAGCAAATGCAAATAAATTCTTTGTTTCCGACCTTGTTTTACCTCAAACCGTTTCTGTTTTAAAAACCAAAGCAGAAGGTTTAGGCATCGAAATCGTGGAAGGAGATCACAAAACTCATCAGTTTGACGAAACTTATTATGGTGTTTTATTACAGTATCCTGGTAAAAACGGAATCGTTCTGGATTACACAGAAGATATTGTAGAATATAAAAAATTAGACCTGCAGGTAGTTGTTGCATGTGATCCGATGGCTTTGGTTAAATTAAAATCTCCGGCTTCAATGGGAGCTGACTGTGCGGTTGGAACTTCACAGAGATTTGGTATTCCATTAGGTTACGGAGGTCCTCACGCAGCATTTTTCTCTTGCAGAGAAGATTATAAAAGAGATATTCCGGGAAGAATTATCGGGGTTTCTCAGGATATGTACGGAAAACGTGCATTAAGAATGGCGCTTCAGACCAGAGAGCAGCACATTAAAAGAGAAAGAGCCACTTCCAATATCTGTACAGCGCAGGTACTTCTTGCTGTAATGGCAGGGATGTATGCCGTTTATCATGGTCCTAAAGGATTAAACTATATTGCTGATCAGATCCACTTTAAGGCAAATGCTTTGAAAAACGGACTTAGTGCATTAGGATATCAGGTTGTTGAAGAGCCGATCTTCGATACGGTGAAAATCACAATGAGTGAGGATGAAAAAGGAAGATTGTCAAGAATGATGCTTGATCATAAAATTAATCTGAATTATTTCACAGAAGGCGTTGTAAGCATTGCCATCAATGAAAGTACTACATTGGATAAATTAAATGTTCTGATGGCTTCTTTTGCTCAGTTCAAAGATAAGCAGACTTTCAAGTTAGAAATCAAAGAAGGATACAGCATCCCTGAAGAGAATTTAAGAAAAGACGAAATTCTTACCGAGCAGGTGTTCAACAAATACCATACGGAAACAGAATTGATGCGTTACATCAAACGTCTTGAAAGAAAAGACTTATCATTAACGCACTCTATGATCTCTCTTGGTTCTTGTACGATGAAGCTGAATGCTGCTACTCAGATGTTGCCACTTTCATGGGATAATTGGGGAGCTGTTCACCCGTTTGTACCGGTAGATCAGGCCGGAGGTTACCAGGAAATGATCAAAGAGCTTGAAAAAGATCTTGCCGAAATTACTGGTTTTGCAGGAACTTCTCTTCAGCCGAATTCAGGAGCTCAGGGAGAATATGCAGGATTAATGGTAATCAGAGAGTATCACATTTCAAGAGGTGAAGGCCACCGAAATGTAGTACTGATCCCTCAGTCTGCACACGGAACCAACCCGGCTTCTGCAGCTATGGCAGGAATGAAAATTGTTGTCGTTAAAAACCTTGAAAGCGGGGAAATTGATTTCGAAGATTTAAAAGCTAAAACAGAGCAGAACTCTGAGAACTTATCTTGTGTAATGATCACTTATCCGTCTACTTACGGATTCTTCGATGACAATATTAAAGAAATTACAAGCTTGATCCACGAACACGGTGGTCAGGTATATATGGACGGTGCCAATATGAACGCTCAGGTAGGATTCACAAGTCCTGGAAACATCGGGGCTGACGTTTGTCACCTGAATTTACACAAAACTTTCGCAATTCCTCACGGTGGCGGAGGTCCTGGAGTAGGTCCGATCTGTGTGGCTAAGCACCTGGTTCCTTTCCTTCCTTCCAACGCGAATATCAAAATCGGTTCTAAAGATGCAATCGACGGTATTTCTGCAGCACCTTACGGTTCAGGATTGATCCTGAATATTTCTTACTCTTACATCAAAATGTTAGGGACAGATGGATTGAAAAAAGCAACAGGACATGCGATCATGAATGCAAATTACCTGAAAGAAATTTTAGCAGAGCATTTCCCGATCTTATATTCAAACAAGAATGGAAGAGTGGCTCACGAATGTATCGTAGATTTCCGTCAGTTCAAATCTTTAGGAATTGAAGTAGCTGATGTGGCGAAGAGACTAATGGATTATGGATTCCATGCTCCTACTGTTTCTTTCCCTGTAGCAGGAACATTAATGATAGAGCCTACAGAATCTGAAAGTAAGTCTGAAATCGACCGTTTCGCAGAGGCTTTAATCTCTATCAAAAAAGAAATTGATGAGATTGCCAACGGAGAAGCAGATCAGGCGAACAACGTGCTTAAAAATGCTCCTCACACAGAACAGCTGGTAATCTCCGATTCATGGGATAAACCATACAGCAGAGAAAAGGCAGCTTATCCGCTGGAGTGGGTAAGAGACCACAAATTCTTTGCATCTGTTTCAAGAGTAGACGAAGCTTACGGAGACAGAAACTTGGTATGTACTTGCGAGCCGATCGAAGCTTATATGTAA
- a CDS encoding helix-turn-helix transcriptional regulator, with amino-acid sequence MEQKIHQGRNVKRFREMLGIKQEALALDLGDDWNQKKVSLLEQKETIEDPLLQKISEVLKIPVEAFQNFDEEKAINIISNITFENCPQPSVVQYNPNFHPVEKIIELHEEKIALYERMLKEKDDMMNRLEELIKKK; translated from the coding sequence ATGGAACAAAAGATACATCAGGGAAGAAACGTTAAAAGATTCAGAGAAATGCTAGGCATCAAACAGGAAGCTTTGGCACTGGATTTAGGTGATGACTGGAATCAGAAGAAAGTCTCATTATTGGAACAGAAAGAAACTATTGAAGATCCTCTTCTTCAAAAAATTTCTGAAGTATTAAAAATTCCTGTGGAAGCTTTTCAGAATTTTGATGAAGAGAAAGCCATCAATATCATTTCAAATATTACTTTTGAAAATTGTCCTCAACCATCTGTTGTACAATACAATCCTAACTTTCATCCGGTTGAAAAAATCATTGAGCTTCATGAAGAAAAAATTGCTCTTTATGAAAGAATGCTAAAAGAAAAGGATGATATGATGAATAGGCTTGAAGAACTGATTAAAAAGAAATAA
- a CDS encoding AAA family ATPase: MNLYNLIIQDKEEVSLNDVFLDSHNREQLVQLIKEHTYVKELQEYGLPVNNKILLQGNSGCGKTMTAKAVANALGKNILILNLSNIVSSRIGETSQNIKMIFDKAARERSVLFLDELDQIGKARGSDDKDVGEMRRLVNTLIQLIDYYPENALLMCATNHAEIIDTALIRRFQLKINYEMPSQEFLDQFYDNLLSKFPEDLRNIERQYGISFAEAKDYAFTVVKNALIRELETKIVEN, translated from the coding sequence ATGAATCTGTATAATCTCATCATTCAGGACAAGGAGGAAGTAAGCCTTAACGATGTATTTCTCGACAGCCATAACAGAGAACAGCTGGTACAACTTATCAAAGAGCATACTTATGTGAAGGAGCTGCAGGAATATGGGCTTCCGGTCAATAATAAGATCCTTTTGCAGGGAAATTCCGGATGTGGAAAAACAATGACCGCCAAAGCTGTAGCCAATGCATTAGGTAAAAATATCCTGATCCTTAATCTCAGTAATATTGTTTCTTCACGTATCGGAGAGACTTCACAAAATATCAAAATGATTTTCGATAAAGCAGCAAGGGAAAGATCTGTTCTTTTTCTGGATGAACTGGACCAGATCGGGAAAGCGAGAGGCAGTGACGATAAGGACGTGGGTGAAATGAGAAGACTTGTGAACACCCTGATCCAGCTTATTGATTATTATCCCGAGAATGCGCTTCTGATGTGTGCCACCAATCACGCAGAGATTATTGATACTGCTTTGATCAGACGTTTTCAATTAAAAATTAATTATGAAATGCCTTCCCAGGAATTTCTGGATCAATTTTATGACAACCTATTGTCTAAATTTCCGGAAGACCTGAGGAATATTGAACGTCAATATGGAATTTCTTTTGCGGAAGCGAAGGATTATGCATTTACGGTGGTGAAGAATGCTTTAATAAGGGAACTGGAAACAAAAATAGTTGAGAATTGA
- a CDS encoding DMT family transporter, producing MGRSYIFLALAIIFEIIATTFLKKSEEFSKLWPSVVTVIGYASAFYFLSLTLRHIPVGITYAIWSGVGIVFITMIGIVAFKQVPDLPAIIGILLIVIGVIVINVFSKMGTH from the coding sequence ATGGGACGCAGTTATATATTTCTTGCCTTAGCAATTATATTCGAGATTATAGCAACCACTTTTCTTAAGAAATCTGAAGAATTTTCAAAGCTTTGGCCGTCTGTGGTTACTGTGATAGGATATGCTTCCGCTTTTTATTTCCTGAGCCTTACCCTTCGCCATATCCCTGTAGGAATAACGTATGCTATATGGTCCGGAGTAGGTATTGTTTTTATAACCATGATTGGAATTGTTGCATTTAAGCAGGTTCCGGACCTTCCGGCCATCATAGGAATTCTTTTGATCGTTATCGGGGTAATTGTTATTAATGTGTTTTCAAAAATGGGAACACACTGA
- a CDS encoding sensor histidine kinase — protein MKYGPSKFKETLVMDFLVEDRFKVRRHLLFLVFFFFLMYSARFWHWYSGLYQYYVLFFVYVVLITMVYINIYVLVPKFFFKTRYITYLILLVIMGVAGLNMISYGFKFFFGDFRVENIKKESEKANLYEGILMCIPIIMTTTTVKLLQKWITDTKRLTELNNLTLQMELNELRNQINPHFLFNMLNNVKALTRTDPEKASAVIVKLSEFLRYQLYENGEEKTLLISEIDFLSNFLNLEKIRRENFSFTINAETENRTIKSTFIPPNLFTTFVENAVKHSLDISSKMCYVKIDISVENKILHFTCTNSMNPSLTVSNANYSGLGLANIKRRLELLYGNTFSLEITSGEKEYTVNLKIPV, from the coding sequence ATGAAATACGGACCATCAAAATTTAAGGAAACACTTGTCATGGATTTTCTGGTTGAAGATCGGTTCAAAGTCCGCAGACATCTGTTATTCCTGGTTTTCTTTTTCTTCCTGATGTACAGCGCAAGGTTCTGGCATTGGTATTCCGGGCTTTATCAGTACTATGTTTTGTTTTTTGTATATGTTGTCCTGATTACGATGGTATACATTAATATATATGTCCTGGTGCCGAAGTTCTTCTTTAAAACAAGATATATTACCTACCTCATTTTGCTGGTGATCATGGGAGTTGCAGGGCTAAACATGATAAGCTATGGTTTTAAATTTTTCTTCGGAGATTTCAGAGTAGAAAATATTAAAAAGGAGAGTGAAAAAGCAAATCTGTATGAAGGCATATTGATGTGCATTCCGATTATCATGACAACAACTACCGTAAAACTCCTTCAAAAATGGATTACCGATACCAAAAGACTAACGGAACTCAATAATCTCACCTTACAAATGGAGCTGAATGAACTCCGTAATCAGATCAATCCTCATTTTCTTTTCAATATGCTGAACAATGTGAAGGCGCTTACAAGAACGGATCCTGAAAAAGCATCAGCAGTTATTGTTAAGCTTTCGGAATTCTTGAGATATCAACTATATGAAAACGGAGAAGAGAAAACCCTGCTTATTTCAGAGATCGATTTTTTATCCAATTTCCTTAACCTTGAAAAAATACGAAGGGAAAATTTTTCCTTTACTATTAATGCAGAAACAGAAAACAGAACGATAAAAAGTACTTTTATCCCGCCGAATTTGTTTACTACTTTTGTTGAGAACGCGGTAAAACACAGTCTCGATATCAGCAGCAAAATGTGCTATGTGAAAATAGATATAAGCGTTGAAAACAAAATCCTTCATTTTACCTGCACCAATTCTATGAATCCGAGTCTGACTGTATCCAACGCCAACTACAGCGGACTGGGACTGGCCAATATTAAAAGAAGACTCGAGCTTCTCTATGGAAATACTTTCAGCCTTGAAATTACTTCCGGAGAAAAAGAATATACCGTTAATTTAAAAATTCCTGTATGA
- a CDS encoding LytTR family DNA-binding domain-containing protein, translated as MNCIIVDDEPLARAEMRSLINETSKVEILGEFSNAPSALDFLKTNEVDLIFLDIEMPMVTGLEFAEMLPKKSLIIFTTAYSQYALKSYELEAVDYLLKPIEAKRLEKAIEKAILYTELLSKDTVKNTVESNTADFLFIKADRRFYKISFSDIKFIEGLKDYVVIHTRQQKLITAMNLKTIHQKIFRETFLRVSKSYVVNLDFIDSFDNHNIYIDEFEIPIGEVYRSEFFTKYAGGTLNSEG; from the coding sequence ATGAACTGTATTATAGTAGATGATGAGCCGCTGGCAAGAGCAGAAATGCGTTCACTGATCAATGAAACCTCAAAGGTCGAAATCCTGGGGGAATTTTCCAATGCTCCTTCAGCACTGGACTTTCTTAAAACCAATGAGGTAGATCTTATTTTTCTGGATATCGAAATGCCGATGGTGACCGGATTGGAATTTGCCGAAATGCTGCCCAAAAAATCACTGATTATTTTTACCACAGCCTATTCCCAATATGCTTTAAAAAGTTACGAACTGGAAGCTGTAGACTACCTGCTGAAACCTATAGAGGCCAAAAGACTGGAAAAAGCCATAGAGAAAGCTATTCTCTACACGGAGCTTTTGTCTAAGGATACTGTGAAAAATACGGTAGAGTCCAATACGGCAGATTTCTTATTCATCAAGGCAGACCGGAGGTTCTATAAGATTAGTTTTTCAGATATTAAATTTATAGAAGGACTGAAAGACTATGTGGTCATCCATACCCGTCAGCAAAAACTTATCACAGCTATGAACCTCAAAACCATCCACCAGAAAATCTTCAGGGAAACCTTTCTCCGGGTAAGCAAATCGTATGTGGTTAATCTCGATTTTATTGATTCATTTGACAATCATAATATTTATATTGATGAATTCGAAATTCCTATAGGTGAAGTATACAGATCCGAATTTTTCACAAAATATGCCGGCGGAACTCTGAATTCGGAAGGGTAG
- a CDS encoding class I SAM-dependent methyltransferase: MTENPWLDRWNDRYSSEEFAYGTEPNNYLKEQLEKLKPSTILFPAEGEGRNAVFAATKGWEVFAFDISNEGRNKALQFAENQNIAIDYQVGELQTLNFQAEQFDVIALIYAHFPAEIKSSIHRMLDQYLRKGGVIIFEAFSKNHLDYIAKNEKVGGPKDIGSLFSIDEIRADFPNYSIRELGEKEIELNEGLFHNGTGSVIHFVGQKL; this comes from the coding sequence ATGACAGAAAACCCATGGCTTGACAGATGGAATGACCGATACAGCAGCGAAGAATTCGCTTACGGAACAGAACCCAATAACTATTTAAAAGAACAGTTAGAAAAATTAAAGCCCAGCACTATCCTGTTTCCTGCAGAAGGCGAAGGAAGGAATGCTGTTTTTGCAGCAACAAAAGGATGGGAAGTTTTCGCTTTTGACATCAGCAATGAAGGCAGGAATAAAGCTTTACAGTTTGCTGAAAATCAAAATATCGCGATTGATTACCAGGTTGGTGAGCTTCAAACTTTAAATTTTCAGGCTGAACAGTTTGATGTCATTGCTCTTATTTATGCACACTTTCCTGCAGAGATCAAGTCTTCTATCCATCGGATGCTGGATCAGTATCTGCGTAAAGGAGGAGTTATTATTTTTGAGGCATTCAGTAAAAATCACCTTGATTATATAGCTAAAAATGAGAAAGTTGGCGGCCCCAAAGACATCGGATCTTTATTTTCAATAGATGAGATCAGAGCAGACTTTCCCAATTACAGTATCAGAGAGCTGGGAGAAAAAGAAATAGAGCTCAATGAGGGTTTATTTCATAATGGAACAGGTTCTGTTATCCACTTTGTAGGCCAAAAGCTCTAA
- a CDS encoding DNA-formamidopyrimidine glycosylase family protein: MPEGPSIILMKESLQPFVGKQVTEASGNAKFDKEPLTGQTLHEIRTFGKQTYLVLDQQAIRIHLLMFGSYSVDEQTKPDKSLRLSLIFKTGSLYFYTCSVKSVDLEFLSSIDWEADIMSDAWNPQKAEKKLKSKPQMMVCDALMDQDIFSGVGNIIKNEVLFRIGVQPESLIGNLPPKKLKELIAEARNYSFDFLEWKREFVLKKHWLVHTKTTCPECGQKLVKKQTGLGKRRSFYCEKDQKLY, translated from the coding sequence ATGCCTGAAGGACCATCCATAATTTTAATGAAAGAAAGCCTGCAGCCGTTTGTCGGAAAACAAGTAACGGAAGCTTCAGGCAATGCCAAATTTGATAAAGAGCCTCTGACCGGACAAACCCTTCATGAAATCCGGACATTTGGAAAGCAGACGTATCTTGTTTTAGATCAGCAGGCTATCCGTATTCATTTACTGATGTTTGGGTCTTACAGTGTTGATGAACAGACAAAGCCCGATAAAAGCCTTCGCTTGTCTCTGATTTTTAAAACCGGCAGCTTATATTTTTACACCTGCTCCGTCAAATCGGTAGATCTTGAATTTTTATCTTCGATAGACTGGGAAGCTGATATAATGAGCGATGCCTGGAACCCGCAAAAAGCAGAAAAGAAACTGAAATCCAAACCGCAGATGATGGTTTGTGATGCCTTAATGGACCAGGATATTTTTTCAGGGGTGGGAAATATTATCAAAAACGAAGTCCTGTTCAGAATAGGCGTTCAGCCTGAAAGCCTGATTGGAAATCTCCCTCCAAAAAAACTGAAAGAACTGATTGCCGAAGCTCGCAATTACAGTTTTGACTTCCTGGAATGGAAACGGGAATTTGTTTTAAAGAAACATTGGCTGGTTCACACCAAAACAACCTGTCCTGAATGTGGCCAAAAACTTGTCAAAAAACAAACCGGCTTAGGAAAAAGACGAAGTTTTTACTGTGAAAAGGACCAAAAGCTTTATTAA